aattacaggatttgccttcaataaaaaaagatgaataatatataataataaaattgataatattagctcactgaactcactgaaccaggaaaatggtgtttcggaaaagaagggtagagccgggcccgattatctgctgtagatagctccaggtcccgtcctcgtaaccgactgactagcttctcattttttccataattttacttgtcatgaattttcaccgtcgtcaacaatttatctattcattgtgaaaattcatgacaaataataaaaattatgtagttctattacacTATGTTTGTTGAAGAAATGCCAAAATTCTTATATTATGTGATAATTTTCTATCAGTATTCTATGtttcttgaaaaaatgtttcaacACTCACCATTGCTCTGAGTGGACGCAAAAGATAACTGCAAAAGCAGCCAGAGCAAGGAATAGAAGTCCAATGAGGAGACCAAGAACACTAGTGAACGATGCTTGCGATACATATGGACCTGAAGCAAACTCCTGAACGAATTCTAGTCCCAGTCTCTCCACTAGGAACAAGGAAAATGTTCGATATAATCTCTGGGCGATTCGAACATACTATCAATAGAAAATATCAAGATTTGAAAGAAAATGATCATCTCATTCTATAAATCAAGGAATCAAGCTTCAAGGCCATGTCAGAGAGTTTCAGCGATAAGGATTAATAGTCTTGaagtttctatttttctatggttTCAGTAACAATTCTTGCAAGTTTCTCAATTTGGATGatactgattgattgattgattgattaacctttattaaaaacctaggagggcgaagttagggatcagccggccctctcttacacttaaccctccgatacaattctaagtaaaactaaaacactgtacaacaaagattataagattaaGAAAACAAACttattctataaaataataaaaaaactttcaaaaagcgaacgagagaaagaaaaaaatcaaatttctctCGAATTTAACTGTATAGAATTTAATACAGTATAGAGGTATTAGAATTTAATTCAATCCAtggattttatcaataattgttcTAAGAACTAGGCCTATTAATGCTCAAGAGTCGGAAGATGTAGAAACGGCATTAGCAAATAgagttataataattgtttcactagagaatcaattattttttcagtggattatgcccacatgagcttccAGCTTGAGATTGAGTAGTGCGTGGGTGATTTGATaaatgatcaaacgtccatgccaaccggcgggattcgaacccgcgaccaggtatagcactagcagactgaagggtgcaacggtTTCGTCTAGGCTAAACTGACCAGCAATTATCAATGACAAAgtcttgttttttttcaaatcaactaaTTAATatatgtaattttgtttttaactCCATCACATTAGTCCATGAATTAAAAAGGCTTGAGCGTGAATAATGAGATGAGCGATACTAtttgaattaattgataatttacgAATAATTCACATAGTGGTATATTCTTTGATTTCTGAATCTTTCTATATTAATACTATAGAACTCTAGAGTACTAGCGGTTGGATACTCTAGTATTATGATCATTATCATCGTGGATTGAATATAAAAGTTGAAGATTATTCAATGTGTCACTTCGTTTGTGGTTGAGAACTCATAGACGGTGGTATTGTATTtaaattaagaaatatattaattaatcagTAAGACATAAACTATTGTTATTCCTAGATTCAATATTAACTTTGAGATTTcgtttgatattattatatttccatgaTTGAAGAAAGTAATACTGTACGGTACTAGCTACTAGCCTACTCACAATCTTGACCAGCCTCTTTCAATTCTCTAACATAGTCGTCGACGTTCCCTTCATATTCGCCACTCTCCACAAATACTGCTTGTATTACACCATCCACTTTACTTGCAAAAGTGTTGACATTTTTGTTCGCAAATTTTCTTTCaagatatattttaaaaatttctaaATTGAATGAGGATCCATACTTGAAAATTACGTATCCACCTGAAAATAAAACACCACAGATATTTTGATTAAAAGTCTTCTTACAACTTGTGAGAAGAGTTTTTTTACGATAGcgataaaattatttcattccaaaaatgtattataatcgTATCTAGGATTCCATTTTTCTTATCAAATTGTTTCCAatatttggctttgaactcgacgaatgtagatttttcaactttgagcgccCATaagaagttcaaaaacgtcagaGAAACTTCTTTtatgaatcttattgaaaagtttccctctttccaaccatattcTCAAAATCATATTTCGACTGATAGTTTCCCAATTAtcatcgtttttcaaaaatattgaaaaatcgatGTAATATTTATTGAGATTCTGCAATCTATACTATGATAATATGCAATAATATACCATCGATATTATCTCCAAAATTATGGTCGATATAAGACatttttactgaacattttttgttccaaatttcaatttgttgcaGAATCTATGGTCTACgtctgttacacctttcgtgggacacctgtatcacagaatggaaagtatcaATTCAAACAATGCATTTTACAAGACGAAAagacttgagtgcaccaagatCACGTCACGTGACTGCTCTATCTTGCTAGAAATTAAAATTACGGGTCTTTTGATTGGCtagcggcagtgaacgagatcaattgacccggatcagtaaagtgatctgAACCTCCCAtctatactattacaatgctgaACTTTCtcacaagatggcggatttttgcgtcagGATACTAGCTgcctttccattctgtatcgCATTCTGTGCCTGTATATAGCTaactcaatcattttttttataacTTGTAGAATAAGAATGTGAGTATCAtaaaatgagatattttgaaacaaaactCGCCACAGATAGAGCAACAGCTTCCATGCGGTGTGACCGGCTGCAGACAGTGTCTTGTGGCTGAGCAGCGCGATTGAACGGCTGCACATACGGCCGACCGCAGCGGCTGATTGCCGCACTCACAGCCGGTCACATCGTTGCAGCCGCGACCGGTCACGCGGACCTCCGGCAGTCGTGTGCGGTCCGCAGACAGGAACGCCGCTCTGCCAACGTCGCCTGCTACCAGTTCGCTGAATGTACGACTCTCGTAGTCCTACAGAAAATCATTAATTAATtcaacattcattcattcatttattgtataaagcGCTATAatcataaaacaataattatgacattggaggagaaactaggctgagcctgtactatttcaaattcatctgttgcctaaaaataatacaagaaaacaatacatatataataatatgaaaaacacTGGAAAGTACAAAAAATATACTGTTAAATTccttaaataaattaattacttcaaaaattgataagctGACAATTCATCATAATACACACATAAAAATCCAATGCCATCAACCATCCTGAAGTCTCCGACTACGGTACTACAAATACTAACAAAGGGGAGAATATATGGAAGGTATTTGATGAGCACTTCTATACAAAACGTACTGCAACATAAGCAATCGTTATATTCGTTAAATTCTATACAtacaattcaatttaacactctAGCATTCGATTCAACTCAATTCATAGCAATGAAATACGAATAAATATATCCAAGTTAAGCAAAAATTTGAGAGGAAACTAATATCGAGGATCAATGAGAAGGATCAAGAGAAATGACACTAAGATAGAGAATGCTGGAAAGAGAGAAGATAAATAAATCAACCTTGCCAGCGTTGATTTTATTGTTGGAGGAGCTGGAGGTTTGATGCAGAATAGAGGTGGTggggaaaggagaaggagaagtacaggggaaatattattatcttggaaaaatatcacaaaataaGTAAGCAAGTTATTTTTGTacttataaaatgaataaaatacagatttGATAACGAAAACACTGGATACAGACCACATGATGTGGATTGGATCACTTTCTCTGTTTAGAATCCACCTACCAATACAAATTCATCTACTTCATATACATGGAGTGATAAGAGAGTTGAAGTCTGAAAAACCACTATCTTGCAACATTATGATGGGAGATGCAGTTGTAATTTCTTCGTTTTCGGCAATTAGGCTACTTGAGAAATTAATGGAGAAGAAATGATGCATGGAACTCTTCAcaaatgattattcaatgtcTATCAAGGATGTAAGCTGATAATAACaacattaaataaaaaatatatatataatattatctagaGCGTTCtctcaaacataattttttgcTTCCTGGAATACATTCATGCTACTGTGAACTCGCCTTGTGTCATCCTAACTTCATATTTGCAGTCGAAAAGAGACTGCTACGTACATTTTCTGACGATTATAACAATTAACTTTCTATCAAATGTTGGATGATTATGATACGTTGAATTAATATAACCTGGAAAATCTTCATTTATCAAGAGTCATTCTAGTAGACTGCTAAACGCTGAAAAAAAACTCAGTACCTATTGAGATCTAGATTATTTTCATAGGCCTATCTATTAAATTGGACCCTTCCATCTTTCTGATAGCAAAATTTCTTTCCATACCTACTAGTGCAACAATGGAGATCGAAAATATTGGATCCACTATTACTGAACTTTTTTAAGCTAGACCCTGATGACTAATGTGATACAGACAACAGTGGGACTTTAATTCATGTCTATTGTGGAAGGCAACGGTTTTTCACGCGTCGAATTTATTACTCAAgtgatttattctatttacgTCGGGGAAAAAATGCAAAAGGAATGTGGAGGGAAGTGAAACGGCCTTGACGTGACGTCACATGTATAGCGAACGTATGCAGTCGCAGGAAGCTGGATACAGGATTACAGTGTGGTGGAGTCCAAACACCAATGCTGCACCAGAGGAAACTATGGACGTGAATATATATGACTCTATTATCGTGGCTGCTCTCTGATCACACTAGCAGTGGTGCTCTAACTCTCCTGCTCTAACTCTACTCTAACCCtcctactctactctactctaaCTCTCCAGCGCCTGGAGAAGGTCCACCGGCTGAGTTATGGCTCCAGAGATTTAGAGTTTTGTTGCTCCACAAACTCACGGTGCGGAACGTCGGCGTGTTTTGCAAAAACTAGAACTACATTTCCAGTGACTCGTTAAGTATTTTTATCACTTACTGACTGACGTTATAAATAGTTTTTCGCCGAAAATATAATGTGTGATAAAAGAACTGGCGTGAGAGTGTTTCAATGAACAATTgtcattttcactttttgtgtagttgagaagttgatattgtggcaattattcatattgaatgaaaaagattaaggaattgtcaaaaaaccacagatttattgatgcttagaaagaccggtttcggttattacaccattgtcaatctctgatgaactgaTAAATTGTCATTTTTAAGGAACTTCTGATGTTAATGGGATCTCATATTGAATTTTGTAGAAAAACTGTGAGAGTTCTCGAACTCTTTCAGTTTTTCAAATCGAACTGTAGATTGGTACTCTTTCAGTTCTTCAAAATTGAACTGTAGAACATTCCGATTTTAGTTTTCTTGTAACAAAAATGTTGAGAGCTCACACGTTCGCTCGTTCGCTCGTGAATGCACGTTCGCTCTCTCAATAAGCCTCTGCGGATAATCTATATTCTACTATACAATTTATTGAAgtaaagaattatttattattcattaatacattgatagatacaattatcattctcaactatgaatgattgggaaaggaacaacaggcttaaagcccaaaactgttcctttcccgaatttagatagaaattgccCAAGAATAGGTTATGGACAATTTTTATGATTAATTTTTAGGTTAATCAATTGGCTCATACacaagtacgggataggaaactCACGTacgatgcatcatcacgtctgaactactggactgattcacttcaaattttgcatattgattcttaatttaccgaagatgattatagacctatttgaattcttcaagatttcagtaggtcaggTATTCAGTTTGTCAGGTTTTCAATTGAACCCTttcggagcacaggttacctgatagtttcaaaataattcagcCTTTTGAAGAATAACTGATCAAACTTATATGAATCATTGAACACTTTGGAACTGCTATAGGAGTTCGAAAGACAGTCCAATGGAcctcagtgaaatgaatatttatgttttttcacAAACACGTGAGATTTTCTTCCAAACACATCAGAAAATTTATATTGTGGTGAGATAGAGTCATATTGAGAGATAGAATCAAGAAAACGTTACAGCACAAAATCGCATTTACGTATTTAAAATGGATCATACCAAGAAATTCCAAGATATTGATAGGTAGGAGaagataatttcattattaaaataattattatgttgtcATTCTTCAAATGATTACCGGTACTATACTGTCTACCCTATCGTCCAAGCTGATCAtggttatcaacaaaatgtgtaTATTAATATTCCGAAAGCAAATATGTATGCTATTCAAAGAACGGCATTGATCCAGTCAAGGAAAAGTCATCAGTCAAAAAGGCAGCAACACTCTTCATCCTCCAAATATTGTGCTCCTTCAGTgggattcactttgaactgtcataATCTCTCATTGCCtaaatgctgacagtatgaagtgaatttcactagcGTCGATATTGTACATCAACCGAAAGTAACAATGATTAGATTAGGAGAGCAAATCTGTCTCCGCCCAAAATGCAAGGAGAAGATATGAGGTAATCTCCTGAATATCGAGAACATCTGTTGGGGAAAAACACTTTGCAAAAATGTATGGCAGAAACGACGCTTGAAAAGCGCTTCCAAGATCAAGATTATGCCATAAATCAAAATGTCTGACAATGGAGAGGATTGACGATCCACTATCAGCATACAAACTCAATATCGCCATACACATATGCTGAAGCTGTGGCGTGTTGAGCTTCTGTGGAACTCTATATAGGCTACATTGATATTATGAAACATATATTCAATATCAGGCCATAAATCAAGTCTTTCCCGAGATAAAGCGCTTTCTCAGCACCGCCTTTTTAAAGACTTGGCTCCTCAGACAGGGCGATGAAGTCTCTACCAAATATGACGAGATTGCTTCGTTCGTGGAATATAGGGAATTTGACGGTATGTAGTTACGCTGTCAGAGCtaatttttcaaacaatgaataaatggcGATACTATGCAATACGTTACGAAGAATATCACACATAGCATAAGATGCAGTATCGTAGCCTACTTAAagtgaaaaatatatagatatgaTTGGTTATCATATCTTTATTAgccaattatattgtattcataaatataatcAAAGCTTATTTTAATGCAAATGTTTCAATCCTAGAAAATCTCAAAATGTGATAAGAGAGGAAGTATTGGAGATGCTCAGCAGAGGAAGCATTGAAGGAATTCTCAGGATAGAAAGAGCGAATGataaaaatcaatgaatagtaggATAATGCCAGAACTAATGATTGCTATACTAATTGATATTATAACTGTGTCAGAAGAGAAGACTGAGAAGACGTTGGAATATTGGGAATATTTTAATCTATTCATATTACACATTCTAAGTTCATAAAACTAGAAAATAGCTGATTATAACAGGGTTGGAATTTTGATAAAGAAATCATTGAAccgttgaaatattattgtaatcataACTTATGtctgataataatatcatgattGAATGATGAAACAGCTGAATTCTACCAAAATAAAATATCCTTAACTGTATTTTGTGCGCCTGAGATCAaacacattttttttcaaattgatttgaatattcaGAAGTAAGATTTCGATCCACATGCATGTGACTTGGCcttcttcttcaaattattagttTGATTACCGGTAGTGGGCCCTAGAGTTTATAATAAcagattttctgttgaaaaaaagAGAAGTCTTTGCCTTGTATTTTATTTCCTCTGAAAGTATGTCTCTTGTTTTTAATCGTATGCTTCggacaaataaatattaatcaattgatGGAAAACGTAGCCTTCACATGAAACGAGGAAGATCAGTTATCTTCTGGAGCAATTTTAAGATTTCTCAAATGAGAGGGTTGAGCCATGCAGTTAGGTCGTTTTAACTCAAGCACttcatcaatattttaattGGAAGCCCCAGTCGACTCATGAAATAACACTCGAATTCTGGTCACATAATCCCGATGCTCTTTGCATTTCATATCAATTTGTTATTAAAGGACTCAAACTTCTGGGCCGGCGGCGACAACTGAAAGGGAAATTGGAGATCTGACGTATTTTGCGGATAAAAATTCACGGCGCGTACTTATTTGAGAGTAGCTGAAAGAGATTCCATCCACTGAGACGGCGCTCTTAACAAATTGCAGCCTTCTGGCGGACTTCCTGGCTTTCTTTGTCACTCACGCTTTTTTCAGAACTCCTTCAGAGACTGAATTACAACTGAAGAGGAGAAGGACCCAGGGAAGAGTGATTCCTGAATATCACTTACTTCTCCCATGTCAGGGAAAGATGAAGCAGTGTAGAATGGAAAAGGAAAAGAGGGAGGTTTCGAGGAGGAGAGGAGCAGAAATTGAGAAAGGGAGAAGAAGGAattgaggaggaagaagaaggaattgaTGAGGGAGAGACAAATAAAATCAACGGATACGACTGGGGAAAGAATGATGAGAAGCTCCGTGGCTTACATATTAAGCAAGCATCTCAGTAATTGCTGTGGAATTAAGAGAGGAATTATTCTTGAAACGGATTCTCAAGCTGAGTGTTGGAGAGCTCCTTCACTGCACTCCCTAAATTAAATTAGTTGATTGATAAGACTCAGACCAAGTGCTAGGAAAGTTTGAAGTTCAGTTCTAAAAAGAATTGGTTCAATCTAAACGATAATCAGCTTCGaatctacataataaagtataaaaaattagaGTTATTTCAATCGTAGAAAATTCTGATTTATAGGAATTCAGTTCAGTTCAGAAAAgagataatatataaaaaaaattaaatatagttAAACAATTCTCGAAACAATCACCCATTATAGTCATGATGTGGGTGAGAGTAGCTGAAAGAGATTCCATCCACTGAGACGGCGCTCTTAACAAATTGCAGCCTTCTGACGGACTTCCTGACTCATTATAATCATGTGATGGAAATATGGAACATGAGGAATTGCTACATCTACATCATTGCTGCTTTCCTcatgaatatgaaaataaaaactgagGATCTTACTTAAAAATCATTTCCTGCTTGCTCGGTCCAACCTCAACATTCATGTCTCATCCAAATcgaatcaatttttttcacaaTATTAGCAAAACAAAGAATTCTATTATCATTACCAACATGAAGACAGAATACTTTCTCATACGTATTGACGGCCTTTCGTACTGTTCAGGCGCGAATCTTCGGGCGTGAATCAATTCACGCGCTTCCGACTTCCTACTTCCGACTTTCGTCTTCCTACACGTCACGCATCTCACAAACTTTATCGATCGTatcataaattagaattggaaccgttttgggcttgagactgtggtacttttctggaaGTTGTGTGATGctaattgattgaataaatggcTTGAGTCGATATGTTTCACAATCAAACATTTTAGAAGGTTTCGCCAAGTTTATGCAGTGCTTGGAAACAGAGCCCAAGCAACTTTCTTGttgtgcgtacagacttgagcgccatGAACCCGCGCAATTgaattttcatcagctgatgctaagaTAATAtctgtactagccgtcaggctcgcttcgctcgccatatccgtctagccagggggctccgtcccctggacccccgaccggatcgtccaaaaatgggatcagcgggctcgcttcgctcgcctgcatgtagacctgaacggaacctctgtaccgaattctggacccccgactggatggTCCAAAAAtgggatcagcgggctcgcttcgctcgcctgcatgtagacctcagcggaacctctgtaccgaatttgaacgtattatgtcaatttgatctcgaaaaacacctgttactatatcggcgtatctttggcgaacaaaattcttccaccacagctaaacctgtgtactgaatttttttaatatatttccatcaatttttgaaaaaggtgaggaaacgcagaaaagctgagaaaacgcttattttggctaattggataaattggtatttaggaggtcctggataaatgcatctcaatcttcaacttggtgccaacctaacaaagtcaactcaacttaatgccaacctgacaaaattttcaatttagttaccagaacaactgtttcgaagaggtactctctctagattatagttctatattagcatatggtatggacatttcaat
The genomic region above belongs to Nilaparvata lugens isolate BPH chromosome 5, ASM1435652v1, whole genome shotgun sequence and contains:
- the LOC111060462 gene encoding protein amnionless; this encodes MGEDYESRTFSELVAGDVGRAAFLSADRTRLPEVRVTGRGCNDVTGCECGNQPLRSAVCAAVQSRCSATRHCLQPVTPHGSCCSICGGYVIFKYGSSFNLEIFKIYLERKFANKNVNTFASKVDGVIQAVFVESGEYEGNVDDYVRELKEAGQDLERLGLEFVQEFASGPYVSQASFTSVLGLLIGLLFLALAAFAVIFCVHSEQCNVNSSGQRQYLFAVFENQGEEVELCKPAAETPVVPPRRSRQAFDNPMYGAAAQDTLTPDANSLKEGDDGDVDEEERGDNADFPSSMMENNHIYATMETIDLLGKYDLNNDEQTVDGNEAHDSG